In one Aeromicrobium erythreum genomic region, the following are encoded:
- the rplI gene encoding 50S ribosomal protein L9, with protein sequence MKLILTHEVSNLGEPGDIVEVKDGYGRNFLLPRNYAIRWSKGAAKQVESIKAARDARAVHDLEEARQIKGRLEAEPVNVAVRAGEGGRLFGAVTVSDIATALEAAGGSVDKRRIEVGNPIKALGAHTVTVRVHPEVTAQVRLNVVASK encoded by the coding sequence ATGAAGCTCATCCTGACGCACGAGGTCAGCAACCTCGGAGAGCCCGGCGACATCGTCGAGGTCAAGGACGGCTACGGACGCAACTTCCTGCTCCCGCGCAACTACGCGATCCGCTGGAGCAAGGGTGCGGCCAAGCAGGTCGAGTCCATCAAGGCCGCCCGCGACGCGCGCGCCGTGCACGACCTCGAGGAGGCCCGCCAGATCAAGGGTCGTCTCGAGGCCGAGCCGGTCAACGTCGCGGTCCGCGCCGGCGAGGGCGGGCGCCTGTTCGGCGCCGTCACCGTCTCCGACATCGCCACCGCCCTCGAGGCGGCCGGCGGCTCGGTCGACAAGCGTCGCATCGAGGTCGGCAACCCGATCAAGGCGCTCGGTGCCCACACGGTCACCGTCCGCGTCCACCCCGAGGTGACCGCCCAGGTCCGCCTCAACGTGGTCGCCTCCAAGTAG
- a CDS encoding single-stranded DNA-binding protein, translating to MAGETVITVVGNITDDPELKFTPSGAAVANFTVASTPRSFDRQSNEWKDGNPLFIRCSVWRQMAENVAESLQKGQHVIVHGALNVRQYERQDGGRGTSVEMNVYEVGASLRFATAKVTKASRGGGGGGGGDFGGGGGGFGGGGGSYGAGQGGSNAGGGNANPWSQPQSAPQGGNDAWGGGAAADEPPF from the coding sequence ATGGCAGGCGAGACCGTCATCACCGTCGTCGGCAACATCACCGACGACCCCGAGCTGAAGTTCACCCCGTCCGGTGCGGCGGTCGCGAACTTCACCGTCGCCTCGACGCCGCGGTCCTTCGACCGTCAGTCGAACGAGTGGAAGGACGGCAACCCGCTGTTCATCCGTTGCTCGGTGTGGCGCCAGATGGCCGAGAACGTCGCCGAGTCGCTGCAGAAGGGCCAGCACGTCATCGTGCACGGCGCCCTCAACGTCCGGCAGTACGAGCGCCAGGACGGCGGACGCGGCACCAGCGTGGAGATGAACGTCTACGAGGTCGGAGCGTCGCTGCGCTTCGCCACCGCGAAGGTCACGAAGGCCTCGCGCGGTGGCGGCGGTGGCGGTGGCGGCGACTTCGGTGGCGGCGGCGGTGGTTTCGGCGGCGGTGGCGGCAGCTACGGCGCCGGACAGGGCGGCAGCAACGCCGGTGGCGGCAACGCCAACCCCTGGTCGCAGCCGCAGTCCGCACCGCAGGGTGGGAACGACGCCTGGGGCGGCGGCGCAGCCGCCGACGAGCCCCCGTTCTGA
- the rpsF gene encoding 30S ribosomal protein S6, protein MRHYEVMVILDPELDERTVAPSLDTYLNVVKNDGGSVENVDVWGKRRLAYEINKKNEGIYAVIDLTATPDTVKELDRQLGLNESVVRTKVTRPDAK, encoded by the coding sequence TTGCGTCACTACGAAGTCATGGTCATCCTCGACCCCGAGCTCGACGAGCGCACCGTCGCCCCGAGCCTCGACACCTACCTCAACGTCGTGAAGAACGACGGGGGCAGCGTCGAGAACGTCGACGTGTGGGGCAAGCGCCGCCTCGCGTACGAGATCAACAAGAAGAACGAGGGCATCTACGCCGTCATCGACCTGACCGCCACGCCGGACACGGTCAAGGAGCTCGACCGCCAGCTCGGGCTCAACGAGTCCGTCGTCCGCACGAAGGTCACCCGACCCGACGCGAAGTAA
- a CDS encoding PLP-dependent aminotransferase family protein codes for MQTTSGPPTLPLRLDRTADVPLATQLATGIRRLVGAGTLRRGTRLPASRALAVELGVSRAVVTQAYEQLVAEGWLDASHGSGTFVAGTATAPPPSTSPPSTSTPRGTTAPAEPTLVRLDTGTPWIDPRHRAGWRRAWRDVAAAVPPPGYDDPCGIPALRAALAERLGRLRGVDCDPDEVVVTHGTTDGLRALLEVLPDGAVAVEDPGYRAAVAIVRAAGRTVVDVPARGVPVVPPDVVATYVTPAHQHPLGHVMPAADRVALLAAATAQDAVVVEDDYDSEFRYDVAPVPALASLDRSRVAYLGTASKSVSPSLRLGWLVPPPHLLDAVRAARAVRHESVSWPVQRAFLSMLRDGYVDRVVRSARRVYADRAPRVAAVLAAHAEPAGPSAGMYSTWLLPPDRALAVHDAARAVGFDVPLLADYTRRSTLTGLVVGFGGVSDVELDTALDAIARGLDDRGDGRDRRRR; via the coding sequence GTGCAGACCACTTCGGGACCGCCGACGCTGCCGCTCCGCCTCGACCGGACGGCCGACGTCCCCCTGGCGACGCAGCTCGCCACCGGGATCCGTCGTCTCGTGGGTGCCGGCACGCTCCGCCGAGGCACGCGGCTGCCGGCGAGCCGGGCGCTGGCCGTCGAGCTCGGCGTCTCGCGCGCCGTGGTCACGCAGGCCTACGAGCAGCTGGTCGCCGAGGGCTGGCTCGACGCGAGCCACGGCTCGGGCACCTTCGTGGCCGGGACCGCCACCGCCCCACCCCCGTCCACCTCACCCCCGTCCACCTCGACGCCGCGCGGCACGACGGCACCCGCGGAGCCGACCCTGGTGCGCCTCGACACCGGCACCCCCTGGATCGACCCACGTCACCGGGCGGGGTGGCGGCGGGCGTGGCGCGACGTGGCCGCCGCCGTCCCGCCCCCCGGCTACGACGACCCCTGCGGCATCCCCGCGCTGCGCGCCGCGCTCGCCGAACGTCTCGGTCGGCTGCGTGGCGTCGACTGCGACCCCGACGAGGTCGTCGTCACCCACGGCACGACCGACGGCCTGCGCGCCCTGCTCGAGGTGCTGCCCGACGGCGCCGTCGCGGTGGAGGACCCCGGCTACCGGGCGGCGGTCGCCATCGTCCGCGCCGCGGGACGCACGGTCGTCGACGTCCCCGCCCGCGGTGTCCCGGTCGTGCCGCCGGACGTGGTCGCGACCTACGTGACCCCCGCCCACCAGCACCCGCTCGGCCACGTGATGCCGGCGGCCGACCGGGTGGCGCTGCTCGCGGCGGCGACGGCACAGGACGCCGTGGTCGTCGAGGACGACTACGACTCCGAGTTCCGCTACGACGTCGCACCCGTCCCCGCGCTCGCGTCGCTCGACCGCTCCCGCGTCGCCTACCTCGGCACCGCGTCGAAGTCGGTGTCCCCGAGCCTGCGCCTCGGCTGGCTCGTGCCGCCGCCGCACCTGCTCGACGCCGTCCGCGCCGCCCGCGCGGTCCGGCACGAGAGCGTCTCGTGGCCGGTGCAGCGGGCGTTCCTGTCGATGCTGCGCGACGGGTACGTCGACCGCGTCGTCCGCTCGGCGCGCCGGGTGTACGCCGACCGCGCGCCACGCGTCGCCGCCGTGCTCGCCGCCCACGCGGAGCCGGCCGGTCCGAGCGCGGGCATGTACTCGACCTGGCTCCTCCCGCCCGACCGCGCGCTGGCGGTGCACGACGCGGCACGGGCCGTGGGGTTCGACGTGCCGCTGCTCGCCGACTACACGCGACGCTCCACCCTCACGGGGCTCGTCGTCGGCTTCGGTGGCGTGAGCGACGTCGAGCTCGACACCGCGCTCGACGCCATCGCCCGGGGTCTGGACGACCGGGGGGACGGACGGGACCGCCGCCGACGGTGA
- the rpsR gene encoding 30S ribosomal protein S18 yields the protein MAKPVVRKPKKKSNPLAAAGVTTIDYKDTALLRKFISDRGKIRARRVTGVSVQEQRQIAKAIKNAREMALLPYTSSGR from the coding sequence ATGGCCAAGCCAGTTGTCCGGAAGCCGAAGAAGAAGAGCAACCCGCTCGCGGCCGCCGGCGTCACCACCATCGACTACAAGGACACCGCGCTCCTGCGCAAGTTCATCTCCGACCGCGGCAAGATCCGCGCGCGTCGGGTGACGGGTGTCTCCGTCCAGGAGCAGCGTCAGATCGCCAAGGCGATCAAGAACGCCCGCGAGATGGCGCTCCTGCCCTACACGTCCAGCGGACGCTGA
- a CDS encoding aldo/keto reductase, which yields MTEERYWADAVPETHRPYVAAEDRYQHLEYRRVGDSGLLLPPISLGLWWNFGDDRPFATQREILRHAFDRGVTHFDLANNYGPPYGSAEENFGRMMRTDFKPYRDELVLSSKAGWDMWPGPYGKLGSRKYLLSSLEASLERMSVDYVDIFYSHRTDPGTPVAETIGALDTAVRQGKALYVGISSYSPERTAEAVAVAKDLGTPLVIHQPSYSMVNRWIEEGGGAGPGAAGGKSLLTVLDEHGMGSIGFTPLAQGLLTSKYLGDEPAKRSGERGSFTDDVVTPDMVERLRGLNEVAEGRGQSLAQLAISWVLRPGGVTSALIGASSTEQLDENLAAAAQTDFSDEELARIDELAGTVEGVNIWDVSSDL from the coding sequence ATGACCGAGGAGCGCTACTGGGCCGACGCCGTGCCCGAGACCCACCGTCCGTACGTCGCGGCCGAGGACCGCTACCAGCACCTGGAGTACCGGCGCGTGGGCGACAGCGGACTGCTGCTGCCGCCGATCTCGCTGGGCCTGTGGTGGAACTTCGGCGACGACCGGCCCTTCGCGACGCAGCGCGAGATCCTGCGGCACGCGTTCGACCGCGGTGTCACGCACTTCGACCTCGCCAACAACTACGGCCCGCCGTACGGCTCGGCGGAGGAGAACTTCGGGCGGATGATGCGCACCGACTTCAAGCCCTACCGCGACGAGCTGGTGCTCTCGAGCAAGGCCGGCTGGGACATGTGGCCCGGCCCGTACGGCAAGCTCGGCTCGCGCAAGTACCTGCTGAGCAGCCTCGAGGCGTCGCTGGAGCGGATGAGCGTCGACTACGTCGACATCTTCTACTCCCACCGCACCGATCCCGGCACGCCCGTGGCCGAGACGATCGGCGCGCTCGACACCGCCGTGCGCCAGGGCAAGGCCCTCTACGTCGGCATCTCGTCGTACTCGCCGGAGCGGACGGCCGAGGCCGTGGCCGTGGCGAAGGACCTCGGCACGCCGCTCGTCATCCACCAGCCGTCGTACTCGATGGTGAACCGCTGGATCGAGGAGGGCGGGGGTGCCGGGCCGGGGGCGGCAGGCGGGAAGAGTCTGCTGACGGTGCTCGACGAGCACGGCATGGGCTCGATCGGGTTCACCCCGCTCGCGCAGGGCCTGCTGACGTCGAAGTACCTGGGCGACGAGCCGGCGAAGCGCTCAGGGGAGCGCGGCTCGTTCACCGACGACGTCGTCACGCCCGACATGGTGGAGCGGCTGCGCGGGCTGAACGAGGTCGCCGAGGGGCGCGGCCAGAGCCTCGCCCAGCTCGCGATCTCGTGGGTGCTGCGGCCGGGCGGTGTCACGTCGGCCCTCATCGGCGCGTCGTCCACCGAGCAGCTCGACGAGAACCTCGCCGCCGCCGCCCAGACCGACTTCAGCGACGAGGAGCTCGCCCGCATCGACGAGCTCGCCGGCACGGTCGAGGGCGTCAACATCTGGGACGTCTCCAGCGACCTCTGA
- a CDS encoding MGMT family protein has product MGDDASTMPLPGGGHADPPERLTPFQQRVADVVDALRPGDLLTYGEVALEAGHPGAGQAVANVLRRVPGLPWWRVLPTNGRLYRQHREAATPLLEAEGHVVDDEGRVRSGSRQP; this is encoded by the coding sequence ATGGGTGACGACGCCTCCACGATGCCGCTGCCCGGCGGTGGGCACGCCGACCCGCCGGAGCGGCTCACCCCGTTCCAGCAGCGCGTCGCCGACGTGGTCGACGCCCTGCGACCAGGAGACCTCCTGACCTACGGCGAGGTGGCGCTCGAGGCGGGTCACCCGGGCGCGGGCCAGGCGGTCGCGAACGTGCTGCGTCGCGTCCCGGGACTGCCCTGGTGGCGCGTCCTGCCCACGAACGGCCGGCTCTACCGCCAGCACCGCGAGGCGGCCACCCCGCTCCTGGAGGCCGAGGGGCACGTCGTCGACGACGAGGGACGCGTCCGGTCGGGTTCCCGTCAGCCCTGA
- a CDS encoding pyridoxamine 5'-phosphate oxidase family protein: MSTIDATPLSPTPRTTLGRSRERGLTDRAALHAILREALVAHLGVDVGDHPVVLPVAIAVDLDGPDADGTLYVHGSVAARWLTRSERRTVCVTATLLDGLVVARSGFHHSMNYRSAVVVGEARIVEDPQEKAHALDLTVDHVVPGRSATLRPPTRKEVAATAVLAIPLREASVKVRAGDPVDDDTDVEAGAWAGVVPLSTVASSPVSAADSHDEVPADVVSRAAQLGA, encoded by the coding sequence ATGTCGACGATCGATGCCACGCCGCTGTCACCCACCCCGCGCACCACCCTCGGGCGCTCGCGTGAGCGAGGGCTCACCGACCGGGCCGCGCTGCACGCGATCCTGCGCGAGGCGCTCGTCGCACACCTGGGCGTCGACGTCGGCGACCACCCGGTGGTGCTGCCGGTCGCGATCGCCGTCGACCTCGACGGTCCCGACGCCGACGGCACGCTCTACGTGCACGGCTCGGTGGCCGCGCGGTGGCTGACCCGCTCGGAGCGGCGGACCGTGTGCGTCACGGCGACGCTGCTCGACGGTCTGGTCGTCGCGCGGTCCGGCTTCCACCACTCGATGAACTACCGCTCCGCCGTGGTCGTGGGCGAGGCGCGGATCGTCGAGGACCCGCAGGAGAAGGCGCACGCCCTCGACCTCACCGTCGACCACGTCGTGCCCGGCCGCTCGGCCACACTGCGCCCGCCCACCCGCAAGGAGGTGGCCGCGACCGCCGTGCTGGCGATCCCGCTGCGCGAGGCGTCGGTGAAGGTGCGCGCCGGCGACCCGGTGGACGACGACACCGACGTCGAGGCCGGGGCGTGGGCGGGCGTCGTGCCCCTCTCGACCGTCGCGTCGAGCCCGGTCTCGGCGGCGGACTCCCACGACGAGGTACCGGCCGACGTCGTGAGCCGAGCGGCGCAGCTGGGTGCCTGA